Within Massilia endophytica, the genomic segment AGGTCGCCTTCGTCGATGGCGTTGTAGCGCTCGTAAAGGATGGAGGCCACTACGCAGTTGAGGATGGAGTCGCCGAGGAATTCGAGGCGTTCGTTATGCAGGCTGCTATGGCTGCGGTGCGTCAGGGCCTGCTGTAACAAACCAGCATCCTGGAACGTGTGGCCTAGCCGAGTCTGCAATAACTGTAAATTCATCGTGTCCCAAACTTACTGCGCGGGCGCCGTTGCGGGCATGCCGTTCTTCGAGGTGGTGCCTTTATATTCCAGCAGCAGGCTGGCCGGGCCGAACAGGTGCACTTTCTTGTCGTAGGCGTAGCTCACTTCCATTCCGCTCTCTTCGCGGGTAATGATGAGGTCGCTACCCTTGATCGAGGTGATGTAGTTGACTTCCGCGCTCTTGTCGAAGGAAGCCTTGATCTCGGCCGGGGTGCTGCCGGCCGTCTTGGCCTTTTCCACCGCCGACTGCACCGAGCGGTATTCGGTATAGGTCGGGAAGACCTGGGCCGCAATCAGGCCCACGAAACCGAGAATTGCCAGCACCAGGATCAGGCTCACCAGGGAAATGCCGCGCTGCTTGTCGATTGCTACCATCCCGTTCTCCGCTCGTTGTTGTCAGTGGATCCCGCCAATGCGGCGCGGGTTGCTCAGGTTCATCCAGACTGCGACCGCCTTGCCGACGATATTCTTGTCCGGCACGAAGCCCCAGAAGCGGCTGTCTTCGCTATTGTCGCGGTTGTCGCCCATCATAAAGTAATTGCCTGGCGGAACGACGCACGTGAAGCCTTCGTAGGTGTAGCTGCAGTTTTCGCTGTGCGGAAAGTCCTTGACGTTGGCGCGGATAAAGGCGGGCGCGCGGTCGTCGTTCAGGATGCGGTGTTCGATGCCCGTCAGGTTCTCCGCAAATTGTTTCTTGTAGGTAAGGCTTTCACTGCCCTCTTCCAGGTAATCGTCCAGGGGCTTGTAGTCCAGCGGCTTGCCGTTCACCGTTAAGCGCTTGTTTTCATACACAATTTTATCACCGGGAACACCGATGACGCGCTTGATGTAGTCCTGGCTCATGTCGCGCGGGAACTTGAACACCATTACGTCGCCGCGCTGGGGGTCGTTGATCTGCACGATCTTCTCGTTGATGATGGGCAGGCGGATGCCGTAGGTGAACTTGTTCACCAGGATCAGGTCGCCCACCAGCAGGGTCGGCACCATCGAGGACGAAGGAATCTTGAAGGGCTCGTAGAGGAAGGAGCGCAGGAAGAACACGAGCGCAATCACGGGGAAGAAGCTGCCCGAGTACTCGATCCAGGTAGGCTGGCGCAGCAGGGCATGTTCGATCTGGGCGCGGGCGCCGTTCTGTTCCACCTTGATGCCGTCCGCCGTCAGCTTGGCGGTGCGCGCGTCGTACTCGGCCAGGGCCTTGTTGGCGGCGATGCGGCGCTTCTTGGCCAAATAGAAGACGTCGAGACACCAGATCACGCCCGTGATCACCATCAGCACGAACAGGATCAGGGCGAAGTTGCTCAGGATACCTTGGAGGCTCATTTCTCTTCCACTTGTAGGATTGCCAGGAATGCTTCTTGTGGGATCTCGACCGAACCCACCTGCTTCATGCGCTTCTTGCCGGCCTTCTGCTTCTCCAGCAGTTTCTTCTTACGGGTGATGTCGCCGCCGTAGCACTTGGCCAGCACGTTCTTGCGCATCGCCTTCACGTTTTCACGCGAGATGATATTGGAGCCGATGGCGGCCTGGATGGCCACGTCGAACATCTGGCGCGGAATCAGCTCGCGCATCTTCGCCGCCACGGCGCGGCCGCGGTAAGGCGCATTGGCGCGGTGCACGATGATGGCCAGCGCATCCACCTTCTCGCTGTTGATCAGCATGTCCACTTTCACCACGTCGGCGGCGCGGTACTCCTTGAACTCGTAGTCCATGGAGGCGTAGCCGCGCGAGGTGGACTTCAGCTTGTCGAAGAAGTCCAGCACGATCTCGGCCATCGGCATCTCGTACACCAGCTTCACCTGGCGGCCGTGGTAGCTCATGTCCAGCTGGATGCCGCGCTTGGCGATACAGAGGGTGATGACGGAACCCACATACTCCTGCGGCATGTAGAGGTTCACGGTAACGATGGGCTCGCGCACCTCCGTGATGCGGGAGGGGTCCGGCATGCGGGACGGGTTGTCCACGTTCAGGATGGTGCCGTCGCGCTGCTCCACTTCGTACACCACGGTCGGCGCCGTGGTGATGAGATCCATGTCGAACTCGCGCTCCAGGCGCTCCTGCACGATCTCCATGTGCAGCAGGCCGAGGAAGCCGCAGCGGAAGCCGAAGCCCAGGGCCTGGGATACTTCCGGCTCGAACATCAGGGCCGCGTCGTTCAGCTTCAGCTTCTCCAGCGAGTCGCGCAGGGCGTCGTACTGGTTCGCTTCCACCGGGAACAGGCCCGCGAACACCTGCGGCTGCACTTCCTTGAAGCCGGGCAGCGGCGCTTCGGCAGGCTTGGCGGCGGTGGTGATGGTGTCGCCCACGCGGGCCACCTTCAGTTCCTTGATGCCCGCAATGACGAAGCCCACCTGGCCCGCGCTCAGCTCGGGCAGGGAAACGGAACGGGGCGAGAAGATGCCGATGTCTTCCACCAGTTGCACGGAGTCCGTGGCCATGAGGCGGATCTTCTCTTTCGGGCGCATGGTGCCGTTCACCACGCGCACCAGCATCACCACGCCCACGTAGGCGTCGTACCAGGAGTCGATGATGAGGGCCTGCAGGGGCGCTTCCGGGTCGCCCTTGGGCGGCGGCACCTTGGCGATGATGGCTTCCAGCACCTCGTCCACGCCCAGGCCGGTCTTGGCCGAGCAGTGCACGGCGTCGCCCGCCTCGATGCCGATCACGTCCTCGATCTCGGCGATGGCGGTGGGCGGATCGGCGTTCGGCAGGTCGATCTTGTTCAGGACCGGCACCACTTCCACGCCCAGGTCCAGCGCGGTATAGCAGTTGGCCACGGTCTGGGCTTCCACGCCCTGGGAGGCGTCCACCACCAGCAGCGCGCCTTCGCAGGCGGACAGGGAGCGGCTCACCTCATAGGAGAAGTCCACGTGGCCGGGGGTGTCGATCAGGTTCAGGTTGTAGGTCTGGCCGTCGCGGGCCTTGTACTGCAGCGCTGCCGTCTGGGCCTTGATGGTGATGCCGCGCTCGCGCTCCAGATCCATCGAATCGAGCACCTGCGCTTCCATCTCGCGCTCGGACAGGCCGCCGCACAGCTGGATGATGCGGTCAGCCAGCGTGGATTTGCCATGGTCGATGTGGGCGATGATGGAAAAATTGCGTATGTTCTTCATTAAAATTCAAAACCGGTATGACGGCAGCTATACAAAAAAAGCGCTCATGAGCGCCTTTGGACCGCGAGAAGCAAAGGAAAACCCTTCGCATTTTACCGGATTTCAGAGGGGAAAGCCGGAATTCTGACGTATTCCCCTCACAAAGATGCCAAAATGGCACGTACCTTATTTTCGTCCAGGAAATAGTGGCAAATCTCGGGCTGGTCGAGGCTGGCGAACAGCACGGGAACGAGCTCGTCGAAGCGCTCCACCAGCTTCGGGTCTTCATCGACGTCGATCACCTGCACGGTGAAGGGCTTTTCGGGAGTCTGCAGGGCATTCAGGGCGTCCAGCATGTCCTGGCAGAGGTGGCAGTAGCTGCGCGAGTAGAGGGTAAATTGCATGCGTTGGGGGGCGGCGGAGAGGCCTCCGCCGCCTTCAGGTCTTACTTGGCCGCCGGGCGGATCACGATATGGGATGCCGCTTCGCCGCGCCGCACCAGCACCACGGCAGGCTTGGCGGGATCGAGCTTGCTCACCATGGCGTTGAACTGCGCCGCGCTCACGATGGCCGTGCTGTTCAGCTGCAGCAGCACGTCGCCAGGACGCAGGCCCGCGCCCGCGGCACGGCCTTCCGCCGCGTCCACCATCACGCCGCCTGTCACGCCCAGCTCCTTCCTCTGGGCGGCCGTGAGGTCGCTCACCTTGAAGCCCAGGGCATTGGACGGGCCCTCGGCCTTCGGCTTGCTGCGCTCGCCCGGCTTGCCCTTGGTGGGCTGGTCGGATTCGCGCTCGGCCACGGTAATCGGCAGATCCACCATGGCGCCTTCGCGCCACACGGTGACGGAGGTCTTGGTATTGGGCGCGGTATTGCCCACCAGGCGAGGCAGGTCGGTGGAGCGCGCGATCTCGGCGCCGCCGAACTTCACGATGATGTCGCCGGGCTTCAGGCCGGCCTTGGCTGCCGGACCACCCTCTTCCACCATGGCCACTTCGGCGCCGCGCGCGCCTTTCAGGCCCAGGGCGTCCGCCACCTCGCGGCTCACTTCGCTCAGCGAAATGCCGATGCGGCCGCGGGTCACCTTGCCCGATTTCTTCAGCTGGTCGGCCACCCGCATGGCCTCGTCGATCGGCACGGCGAAGGAAATGCCGTTATAACCGCCGGACAGGGTGGCGATCTGGGAATTGATGCCGATGACCTCGCCGCGCATGTTCAGCAGCGGACCGCCGGAGTTGCCGGGGTTGACCGCCACGTCGCTCTGGATGAGGGGCAGGTATTCCCCCGTGTCGCGCGCCTTGGCCGAGATAATGCCCGCCGTGACGGTGCTTTCGAGGTTGAAGGGCGAGCCGATCGCCAGCACCCATTCGCCCGGACGGATCTTGCTGGAGTCGCCGATGGTCAGTACGGGCAGCCTGGCGCCGTCAATCTTCAGCACGGCCACGTCCGTGCTCACGTCCGAACCCAGCACCTTGGCCTTGAACTCCCGCTTGTCGGTCAGGGTGACATAGACTTCATCGGCCCCCGCCACCACGTGGGCGTTGGTCAGCACGTAGCCGTCCGCCGAAATGATGAAGCCCGAACCCACGCCGCGTTGCACTTCCTGCTCCTGCTGCGGGGCCTGGCGGCGGTTGTTGCGGGGCGCCTGGCCGCGCGGCATCTGGCCGCCGAAGAAGCGGCGGAAGAACTCCTGCATTTCGTCTTCGTCCGGCATGTCGCGCATCTTCAGGCGTTCCGTGGTGCGGATGTTCACCACGGCGGGGCTGACACGGTCCACGATGTCCGCGAAATCCGGCAGGCCGGCCACGGCCGGAGCGGCCACGGCCGCCGGGGCGGCGCCCATGAGGGCAGGCGCGAACAGTACTCCCGCGCTGATCAGCAGCGCCGACATCGTTTTACTACCAGCAGAAAATTGAGTTTTCATATGAAATAGTAGGTTCATCAATGAGTCAGGGGTCGCTTGGCGCACGCGCGAAGCCTCACCATGGTAAGCGAATTCGGGCGTTGCAGCACACACAAGATGTTGCAAGCCATTGGGAATTTCAAGAGGGAATTTGTAGCGTTTATGTTGCGGCGGGGGCGGCGCGCTTCAAGGGGGCGGCCTCGGGGGCGGCGGCGGGGGCCTCCTCCTGGGCCAGGCGGGCATTCAAGCGGGCGTGGAAGTCCTTGCTCAGCTCCGATCCCGGCTGGTCGGCGCGCAGCAGGTCGCCGATCAGCTGGTAGGTGTGCCAGGCATCCTGTCCTTCCGGCAGGGCCAGGGCGGCGAGCGTCAGCTCGACTTCGCTGTCCGGCAGTTCGCCGTCCAGCATGGCCGAGATGTTCTCTTGCAGGTGTTTGGAGCTGTTCATCGCCAGAGATCTTTACCAGAAATTACAGCAAACTGATCCTTAGTTTTAAGCCTGTTACCAGCGCTTGTCAACCGGCATATCCAATAAAGGACGTAATTTTTCCGCAATCACTTCCCGCGCCCGGAAAATCCGGCTGCGCACCGTGCCGATGGGGCAGCCCATGATGGCGGAAATCTCCTCATAGCTCAGGCCTTCGATCTCGCGCAGCACAATGGCGGTCCGCAAATCGAGCGGCAGCGCGTCCATCGCCTCGTTCACGGTGGCCGCAATCTGCTTGCTGGCCAATACCGATTCCGGCGTATTGATGTCGCGCAGCGGCTCGCCCTCCCCCTGGGCCGCCGCCTCCAGGTCCGCCTCGGTCGAGGTGGGCGGGCGCCGTCCCTGGTTCACCAGGAAGTTCTTCGCGGTGTTGATGCCGATCCGGTACAGCCAGGTATAGAACGCCGAATCGCCCCGGAAGTGGCGCAGCGCGCGGAAAGCCTTGATGAAGGTTTCCTGCACCACGTCTTCCGCCTCCGCCGGGTCGTGCACGATGCGCGACACCAGCCGCATCAGCCGCCGCTGATACTTCGAAACCAGCAAGTCGAAGGCCTGCCTCTCGCCTGCCTGGACTCGCTCGACCAGCAATTGATCGCCCTCACGGTCTGTCGTCACACCAATATCCTCGGTGGGCTGCGGCAGGACGCTTCTTGTTATAGAGTTTGTCCGCTGCAATAAGTTCAGGGTTCGGCGGCCTTTTTTTCAGCCGCGTGCGGCTATCGCCCGCAACGCCAGCGCCAGCCGGCGAAAACCGTCCGGCGCCACGCTGTCCGGCAGCACCAGCAGCCAGCGGATGCGCCCGCCCTCCAGGCGCAGCAGCATCAGCCAGGGCCAGAATGTCGAGCCGGGCAGCAGGCGCACCGCCACGCCTTGCTGCTGGTATACCGTCAGCCGGATTCGCCCGACACCAGAAATATCAATGCCTACCGGCTTGACAGGCCGGCACAACGCAAGAAGCGTGGTCAGCGCGCAGGCCAGCAGCACGCCGCCGGGCCAGGACGGCAGCTGCACCAGCCCGCCCGCCGCCAGCGTCAGGCCAAAACCGGCCCGCAGCAGCCGCAGCCTGGGCGAAGCACGGATGACAAGGGATAGGGCAATCGCACCGCTCACTCCGGTATGAGTGCGGTGGTGGGAAAAAGTTCAGTGGAGGAGGAAAATTCCGGGGACAGAGGGGACAGACCTCGGGGGGTCTTATATCTTCAACATACGCTAAATTATGTCTGCGGGCATGCCAGTCTGATAGGTCTGTGGGAGCAAATCCCGTGGGACAGCCAATGACGGCATGCTCGATTCTTTGTAGCCCGAACAGTTGTCAGGGGGCGAACCCCGGATCAGTAAGAATGGGAGAAAGAATCATGCAGAACGCAGACGATGGGTTGTACGTCGGGATCGATGTCAGCAAGAAGAGTCTGGACGTCGATAGTCTTCCGCTGTCACATCGGGCGCAGTTCCCCAATGACGCGGGTGGTCATCAGAACCTGAAAGCCAGGTTGTTGCAGCTACAGCCGCGATGGATCGTGGTGGAGGCGAGCGGCGGTCTCGAAATGGAATTGGTCAGCGTACTGGCAACTGCGGGGTTGCCAGTGGCGGTCATCAATCCCAAACAGGCCAGGGATTTCGCCAAGGCCATTGGCGTGCTTGCGAAAACTGACCAGGTCGATGCCATTGTTCTGGCCCGCTTCGGGCAAGCGGTCAAACCGGCACTGCGTCCAATTAAAGACGGTGAGCTACGCCATCTGGAGGACGTTCTGACTCGAAGACGCCAGTTGGTCGATATGCTCACAGCTGAGAAGAACCGAAAGCTGCAGGCGACCGCTCTCATTGCAAAAGAGATCAATGAGCATATTGAATGGCTCGAGCAGCGTATCAAGGGCACCAATGGTGATCTGGGGCGGGCTATCAAGGAAAGTCCGCTATGGCACGCTAAAGCCGACCTGCTCTCCATCCCCGGCGTAGGCTCCATCACCGTCGCAACCCTGCTGGCGCAGTTACCCGAGCTTGGCACGCTCAATCGGCGCGAAATCGGTGCGCTGGTTGGCGTCTGCCCATACAGCCGTGACAGCGGCAAGATGCGGGGGAAGCGAAGAATTTGGGGTGGCAGGGCATCGGTACGGGCGGTCCTCTACATGGCCACCTTGGTCGCCATCCGACACAATCCCGTCCTCAAAAGCGCCTACGCCCGGCTGCTCGCGGCAGGAAAACTCAAGAAAGTAGCCATCGTGGCTTGCATGCGCAAGCTGCTCGTCACCATGAACGCCATGTTGCATAACAACGAGAGGTGGGCAGCAACCCTCGATTAATTAATCAAGACAGTTGCTGTCCCCGAGAGCCGAGTCCGCTACCGAACACAGTTAGCTGACTATGTTCGGTGGCGGACCAGGTTACCGGGGACAGACCCCGTGCGGGGTCTGTCCCCTGCACTATCTTCAGATCTTGCCGAAGACCAGGCTGCCGTTGGTGCCGCCGAAGCCGAAGGAGTTCTTCACGGCATAGTTGATCTGCATATTGCGCGCGGTGTTGGCGCAGAAATCCAGATCGCAGGCAGGGTCCTGGTTGAAGATGTTGATGGTCGGCGGCACCACCTGGTGGTGGATCGCCAGCACGGTAAACACCGACTCCAGGCCGCCCGCGCCGCCCAGCAGGTGGCCGGTCATGGACTTGGTGGAGGACACCACCATGTTCTTCGCGTGCTCGCCGAAGGTGCGCTTGATGCCCACCACTTCGGCCACGTCGCCCAGGGGCGTCGAGGTGCCGTGCGCGTTCACATAGTTGACCTGGTCGGGGTTGATGCCCGCGTTGCGGATCGCCGCCACGGCCGACTTGCTGCCGCCGCTGCCGTCTTCGAGCGGCGAGGTCATGTGGTAAGCGTCCGCGCTCATGCCGAAGCCGAGCAGCTCGGCGTAGATCTTGGCGCCGCGCGCCTTCGCGTGTTCGTATTCTTCCAGCACCATGACGCCGGCGCCTTCGCCCAGCACGAAGCCGTCGCGGTCCTGGTCCCAGGGGCGGGACGCGGTCGCGGGGTCGTCGTTGCGGGTGGACAGGGCGCGGGCCGAGGCGAAACCGCCCAGACCCAGCGGCGACACGGTCGATTCCGCGCCGCCGGCAACCATGATGTCGGCATCGCCGTACTCGATCAGGCGGGCCGCCGCGCCGATGCTGTGCAGGCCGGTGGTGCAGGCCGTCACGATCGCCAGGTTGGGACCGCGCATGCCGTACTTGATCGAGAGGTTGCCGGAGATCATGTTAATGATCGAGGCCGGGACGAAGAACGGGGAGATACGGCGCGGACCGCGCTTGTCGTAGTCTTCCTTCTGCTCTTCGATCATCGGCAGGCCGCCGATGCCGGAGCCGATGATCACGCCGATGCGGTCGGCGTTCTCTTCGGTGACGACCAGACCGGAATCCTGGATCGCCTGAATGCCTGCTGCCATGCCATAGTGGATAAAGGTATCCATGTGGCGGGCTTCCTTGGCGTCGAGGTAGTCCTCGACGTTGAAGCCCTTGACCTCGCCTGCAAAGCGGGTCGAGAACGGCGCTGCATCAAACTTGGTGATGTTAGCGATACCGGACTTACCCTCGGTAATTGCGCTCCACGCTTCGGCAATCGTATTGCCGACCGGGGAAACGCAGCCGAGGCCGGTTACCACTACACGACGGTTTTTGGAACTCAAGCGAATCTCCTGGAGTCGATCGGGTACTGCTGAAACTTAGGCCTTGACGTGGGCGGTAGCGTAGTCGATGGCTTGCTGCACGGTGGTGATCTTCTCAGCCTGCTCGTCAGGGATTTCCATTTCGAATTCGTCTTCCAGTGCCATCACCAGTTCAACGGTGTCCAGAGAATCGGCGCCCAGGTCATCCACGAAGGAGGATTCGTTCTTGATGTCTGCTTCAGCGACGCCCAGTTGCTCAGCGACGATTTTCTTAACGCGTTGTTCGATATCCGACATGTTATGGCTCCATTATGTGTATGTTACGGAAAGCGCGCATTTTATCAGGTTTGCGCGCTGAAAAACTAATTTCGGCTTTTGCGTCCAGCTGGACCGAAATCACTGCTAAAAGACGGGAACGCGCAGCCAACGTGCCGCGCGGGCCTCATCAATTCATATACATGCCACCGTTCACGTGCAGCGTGGTGCCGGTGATGTAGGCCGCAGCCGGGGACGCCAGGAATGCGACCGCTGCTGCGATGTCTTCCGGTTTGCCCAGGCGGCCCAGGGGAATCTGGGTCAGCAGGGCTGCATGCTGGTCTTCGCCCAGCACCTTGGTCATATCGGTATCGATGAAGCCAGGGGCAACGCTGTTGACGGTGATGTTGCGGCTGCCGATCTCGCGCGCCAGCGCGCGGCTCATGCCTTCCACGCCGGCTTTCGCCGCCGCGTAGTTCATCTGGCCGGGGTTGCCGGAAGACGCCACCACCGAAGTGATATTAATAATACGCCCAGTCTTCGCTTTCATCATGCCGCGCAGGACCGCGCGGGACAGCCGTCCCACAGCGGACAGGTTGGTGGAGATGACGCTGTCCCATTCCTCGTCCTTCATGCGCATGGCCAGGTTGTCCTGGGTGATGCCCGCGTTGTTGACCAGGATGCCCACGGCACCGTAAGTTTTGCCGATCTCGTCGATGACAGCGTTGCAGCGCTCGACATCGGTCACGTTCAGCATCAGGCCCTTGCCTGCCTCGGGGCCGATCTCGGCCAGGTAGGCGGAAATGGCTTCCGCGCCCGCCTCGGTGGTGGCGGTGCCGACCACGATGGCGCCCTGGCGCGCGAGCTCCTGGGCAATGGCCTTGCCGATGCCGCGCGAGGCGCCCGTCACCAGCGCAACTTGCTTGGACAGATTCATTCGAACTCCTTCTTATTATTTAAGGGAAGCCAGCAGGCGTTCCAGCGAAGCCTGGTCGGTGATCGCATCACCCACCAGACTGGCGTCGATGCGCTTGGTCAGGCCCATCAGCACCTTGCCCGGACCGCATTCGATCACGTTCACGATGCCGTCGGCCGCCACCTTCTGCATGGTTTCGACCCAGCGCACGGGGCTCGCGGCCTGGCGCACCAGCGCATCCTTGATACCGGCCGGGTCGTTCACCACGGCCACGTCCACGTTGTTGATCAGGGCGATCTGCGGGGCCTTGAATTTGATGTTCGCCATGTAGTCGCGCAGGCGGTCCGAAGCGGGCTTGAGCAGCGAGCTGTGGAAAGGCGCGGACACCGGCAGCTTCATGGCCCGCTTGGCGCCCTTGGCCTTGGCGATCTCGCAGGCTTTTTCCACGGCGGCGGTATGGCCCGCGATCACCACCTGTGCGGGCGCGTTGAAGTTCACCGGCTCCACCACTTGCGAGGGATCGGCGGCAGCCGCTTCGGCGCAGGAGGCGCGCACATCGTCGTCCGACAGGCCGAGTACCACGGCCATGGTGCCCTGCCCCACGGGCACGGCTTCCTGCATGGCCTGGGCGCGGAAGCGCACCAGGGGAACGGCGTCCTTGAAATCGATCACGCCCGCGGCGACCAGGGCGGAGTATTCGCCCAGGCTGTGGCCCGCGACCACGGAAGGGACGGCGCCGCCGGCGGCAATCCAGGCGCGGTAGGCGGCCACGGCGGCGGTCAGCATCACGGGCTGGGTGTTGGTGGTCAGGTCCAGTTCTTCCTTCGGACCTTCGGCCATCAGCTTGCCCAGGTCGAAGTTCAGTGCATCGGAGGCTTCGGCAATGGTCTGCTCCACCACAGGGTTGCCCGCAAAGCCTTCCATCATGGCGACGGCCTGGGAGCCCTGGCCGGGGAATACGAATGCAAATTTGCTCATAGTTGTGTTCTTTTAGACTACTAATTCTAAAGATGTGCGATTTTACACGGGTCCGGGAAGCTGCCCTTACATTTTCGCAAGCTGCCGGCGCCGGGGTCAGACCCCGCATGGGGTCTGACCCCGGTACCACAGTCAGCCACCGATCACAGTTGGCTGACCGTGTTCGGTGGCGGACTAGGCTTTCGGGGTCAGACCCCGTCCGGGGTCTGACCCCATCTGCCGCCGACTACATCCGGGCGAGGACGGCGCCCCAGGTGAAGCCGCCGCCCACGCCTTCCATCATCACGGTCTGGCCCTTTTTCACGCGGCCGTCGCGCACGGCCAGGTCCAGGGCCAGGGGAATGGAGGCGGCCGAGGTGTTGCCGTGCTGGTCCACCGTCACCACCATTTTCTCGGCAGGCAGGCCCAGTTTCTTGGCCGTGCCGTTCATGATGCGGATATTGGCCTGGTGCGGAATCAGCCAGTCGATCTGCTCGGAGGTCATGCCCGCCTGCTCCAGAGCCTCGTTGGCCACCTTTTCCAGCACGTTCACGGCCAGCTTGAAGACGGCCTGGCCGTCCATGTAGAGGAAGGCATTGCCCTCGACCGCGCCGCCGGAGAGATTGCCCGGCAGGTTCAGGATGTCGCCATGGCGGCCGTCCGCATGCAGCTTGCAGGCCAGGATGCCCGGCTCTTCGGAAGCCGTCATCACCACGGCGCCCGCGCCGTCGCCGAACAGCACGCAGGTGGTGCGGTCTTCGAAATTGAGGATGCGCGAGAACACTTCGGAGCCGATCACCAGGGCGTTCTTGTGCATGCCGGACTTGATGAAGCTGTCCGCCGTGGCCATGGCGTAGACGAAGCCGCTGCACACGGCCTGCACGTCCAGGGCCGCGCCGTTATTGCTCATGCCCAGCTTGCGCTGCACCACGCAGGCGGTGCTGGGGAAGCTGCCGAAGAAGTCCGGCGTGGAGCTGGCGACGATGATGAGGTCGATATCGTCCGGCTGCAGGCCCGCCATTTCCAGCGCCTTCTT encodes:
- the rpoE gene encoding RNA polymerase sigma factor RpoE: MTTDREGDQLLVERVQAGERQAFDLLVSKYQRRLMRLVSRIVHDPAEAEDVVQETFIKAFRALRHFRGDSAFYTWLYRIGINTAKNFLVNQGRRPPTSTEADLEAAAQGEGEPLRDINTPESVLASKQIAATVNEAMDALPLDLRTAIVLREIEGLSYEEISAIMGCPIGTVRSRIFRAREVIAEKLRPLLDMPVDKRW
- a CDS encoding DegQ family serine endoprotease, with the protein product MSALLISAGVLFAPALMGAAPAAVAAPAVAGLPDFADIVDRVSPAVVNIRTTERLKMRDMPDEDEMQEFFRRFFGGQMPRGQAPRNNRRQAPQQEQEVQRGVGSGFIISADGYVLTNAHVVAGADEVYVTLTDKREFKAKVLGSDVSTDVAVLKIDGARLPVLTIGDSSKIRPGEWVLAIGSPFNLESTVTAGIISAKARDTGEYLPLIQSDVAVNPGNSGGPLLNMRGEVIGINSQIATLSGGYNGISFAVPIDEAMRVADQLKKSGKVTRGRIGISLSEVSREVADALGLKGARGAEVAMVEEGGPAAKAGLKPGDIIVKFGGAEIARSTDLPRLVGNTAPNTKTSVTVWREGAMVDLPITVAERESDQPTKGKPGERSKPKAEGPSNALGFKVSDLTAAQRKELGVTGGVMVDAAEGRAAGAGLRPGDVLLQLNSTAIVSAAQFNAMVSKLDPAKPAVVLVRRGEAASHIVIRPAAK
- a CDS encoding IS110 family RNA-guided transposase → MQNADDGLYVGIDVSKKSLDVDSLPLSHRAQFPNDAGGHQNLKARLLQLQPRWIVVEASGGLEMELVSVLATAGLPVAVINPKQARDFAKAIGVLAKTDQVDAIVLARFGQAVKPALRPIKDGELRHLEDVLTRRRQLVDMLTAEKNRKLQATALIAKEINEHIEWLEQRIKGTNGDLGRAIKESPLWHAKADLLSIPGVGSITVATLLAQLPELGTLNRREIGALVGVCPYSRDSGKMRGKRRIWGGRASVRAVLYMATLVAIRHNPVLKSAYARLLAAGKLKKVAIVACMRKLLVTMNAMLHNNERWAATLD
- the acpP gene encoding acyl carrier protein; the encoded protein is MSDIEQRVKKIVAEQLGVAEADIKNESSFVDDLGADSLDTVELVMALEDEFEMEIPDEQAEKITTVQQAIDYATAHVKA
- the lepB gene encoding signal peptidase I, which gives rise to MSLQGILSNFALILFVLMVITGVIWCLDVFYLAKKRRIAANKALAEYDARTAKLTADGIKVEQNGARAQIEHALLRQPTWIEYSGSFFPVIALVFFLRSFLYEPFKIPSSSMVPTLLVGDLILVNKFTYGIRLPIINEKIVQINDPQRGDVMVFKFPRDMSQDYIKRVIGVPGDKIVYENKRLTVNGKPLDYKPLDDYLEEGSESLTYKKQFAENLTGIEHRILNDDRAPAFIRANVKDFPHSENCSYTYEGFTCVVPPGNYFMMGDNRDNSEDSRFWGFVPDKNIVGKAVAVWMNLSNPRRIGGIH
- the lepA gene encoding translation elongation factor 4, with protein sequence MKNIRNFSIIAHIDHGKSTLADRIIQLCGGLSEREMEAQVLDSMDLERERGITIKAQTAALQYKARDGQTYNLNLIDTPGHVDFSYEVSRSLSACEGALLVVDASQGVEAQTVANCYTALDLGVEVVPVLNKIDLPNADPPTAIAEIEDVIGIEAGDAVHCSAKTGLGVDEVLEAIIAKVPPPKGDPEAPLQALIIDSWYDAYVGVVMLVRVVNGTMRPKEKIRLMATDSVQLVEDIGIFSPRSVSLPELSAGQVGFVIAGIKELKVARVGDTITTAAKPAEAPLPGFKEVQPQVFAGLFPVEANQYDALRDSLEKLKLNDAALMFEPEVSQALGFGFRCGFLGLLHMEIVQERLEREFDMDLITTAPTVVYEVEQRDGTILNVDNPSRMPDPSRITEVREPIVTVNLYMPQEYVGSVITLCIAKRGIQLDMSYHGRQVKLVYEMPMAEIVLDFFDKLKSTSRGYASMDYEFKEYRAADVVKVDMLINSEKVDALAIIVHRANAPYRGRAVAAKMRELIPRQMFDVAIQAAIGSNIISRENVKAMRKNVLAKCYGGDITRKKKLLEKQKAGKKRMKQVGSVEIPQEAFLAILQVEEK
- the fabF gene encoding beta-ketoacyl-ACP synthase II, whose translation is MSSKNRRVVVTGLGCVSPVGNTIAEAWSAITEGKSGIANITKFDAAPFSTRFAGEVKGFNVEDYLDAKEARHMDTFIHYGMAAGIQAIQDSGLVVTEENADRIGVIIGSGIGGLPMIEEQKEDYDKRGPRRISPFFVPASIINMISGNLSIKYGMRGPNLAIVTACTTGLHSIGAAARLIEYGDADIMVAGGAESTVSPLGLGGFASARALSTRNDDPATASRPWDQDRDGFVLGEGAGVMVLEEYEHAKARGAKIYAELLGFGMSADAYHMTSPLEDGSGGSKSAVAAIRNAGINPDQVNYVNAHGTSTPLGDVAEVVGIKRTFGEHAKNMVVSSTKSMTGHLLGGAGGLESVFTVLAIHHQVVPPTINIFNQDPACDLDFCANTARNMQINYAVKNSFGFGGTNGSLVFGKI
- a CDS encoding sigma-E factor negative regulatory protein — protein: MNSSKHLQENISAMLDGELPDSEVELTLAALALPEGQDAWHTYQLIGDLLRADQPGSELSKDFHARLNARLAQEEAPAAAPEAAPLKRAAPAAT
- a CDS encoding protein YgfX, producing MSGAIALSLVIRASPRLRLLRAGFGLTLAAGGLVQLPSWPGGVLLACALTTLLALCRPVKPVGIDISGVGRIRLTVYQQQGVAVRLLPGSTFWPWLMLLRLEGGRIRWLLVLPDSVAPDGFRRLALALRAIAARG
- a CDS encoding glutaredoxin family protein; protein product: MQFTLYSRSYCHLCQDMLDALNALQTPEKPFTVQVIDVDEDPKLVERFDELVPVLFASLDQPEICHYFLDENKVRAILASL
- a CDS encoding DUF4845 domain-containing protein gives rise to the protein MVAIDKQRGISLVSLILVLAILGFVGLIAAQVFPTYTEYRSVQSAVEKAKTAGSTPAEIKASFDKSAEVNYITSIKGSDLIITREESGMEVSYAYDKKVHLFGPASLLLEYKGTTSKNGMPATAPAQ